The DNA window ATTCACCACGTTGTCGGGCCTTGGGTTCGGCCTGCTCTTCTGGCTGGGGCTGGGGGTCATCGTGCCGACCGGCTGGGTCGCGTTCCCCTTTTTCGTGATTGCCTACCTGCTGGCCGTGGGCGGGCTGATGGCCTCGACATTTCACTTGGGCCACCCGGAACGGGCGTTGAAGGCGTTCACGCAATGGCGGTCTTCGTGGCTGAGCCGGGAAGGCGTGTCCTCGATCGCGGCGCTGATCGTGATGGCGATTTATGGCGCGGGGCTGGTATTTTTCGACACGCAATGGATGCTGGTGGGGGTGATCGGGGCGGTGCTGTCGGCGGTGACGGTGTTTACCACCTCGATGATCTACACGCAGATGAAGACCGTGCCGCGCTGGAACACGACGCTGACGCCGCTTTTGTTCATGGCGATTGCGCTGGCCGGCGGGGCGTTGCTGGCGGGGCAAGTTGAGATTGCGCTGATCCTGATGCCCGTCGCGGCCGCCGTGCAGGTCATCTGGTGGCTGCGCGGCGACAAGGCGTTGGCACAGTGCGGCACGGATATGGCCACGGCGACGGGGCTGGGCAATATCGGCACTGTGCGGGCGTTCGAGCCGCCGCATACGGGCAACAATTACTTGCTGCGGGAGTTCGTCTACGTGGTGGGGCGCAAGCACGCGCAGAAGCTGCGGATGATCGCGCTTTTGTTCGGCTACACGGTGCCTTTCGTGCTTCTGCTTGTGCCGTTTTCGCACATCGCGGCGCTTGTGGCCGTTCTGGCGCATCTGGGCGGGATCGCGGCGTCGCGCTGGCTGTTCTTTGCAGAGGCCGAGCACGTGGTGGGCCTGTATTACGGGAAGCGCTAGGCGCCTTGTCCGCCTTTACAGGCGGTCTTGGCCCGGTTGCGGATCGGTCAGGCCCCACTCGTCCGTGACAGGGTCGATCCGGCGTTCGCGGAAGCGGATCCAGCGGACGCGGATGGCCCAGGCCAGGGCTGCAAGCAACGTCAGGAAGATAATGTTGAACCACGGGATGATGGTGACATTCGGACCCTCGACCGGTTCGACCGATATGGCGTTCGGGAAGATCGACAGGAACTCGTTGCGCCAGCCGTAATGGGTGATCGACACCCATTTGGGGGTCTCGGAGGTGGAGCGCAGGTCGGCGGCCTCGGCCTGAAGGTTTGAGGTATCGAACTTGAAATAGGGCGGCCAGCCCCAGCCGGTATCCTCGTTGCGGTAGACCATGACACCGCCATCTGCGAGCCGGGTCTGGATGAAGAAGATATCGCGGTTGGGCGTGCCTTCGGCGTCGCCGGTGCCCACGTTGGACCAGAAGATCGAGTTTTCGCCGAAATCAATGCGCTTTTCGTAGGTGTCGGTGACGCGCGCGATGTCGTGCTGCGGCAGGGTGTAGTGC is part of the Roseovarius sp. THAF9 genome and encodes:
- a CDS encoding DmsC/YnfH family molybdoenzyme membrane anchor subunit, whose translation is MHPAPSVIVFTTLSGLGFGLLFWLGLGVIVPTGWVAFPFFVIAYLLAVGGLMASTFHLGHPERALKAFTQWRSSWLSREGVSSIAALIVMAIYGAGLVFFDTQWMLVGVIGAVLSAVTVFTTSMIYTQMKTVPRWNTTLTPLLFMAIALAGGALLAGQVEIALILMPVAAAVQVIWWLRGDKALAQCGTDMATATGLGNIGTVRAFEPPHTGNNYLLREFVYVVGRKHAQKLRMIALLFGYTVPFVLLLVPFSHIAALVAVLAHLGGIAASRWLFFAEAEHVVGLYYGKR
- a CDS encoding DUF1523 family protein, which encodes MHYIKWIFVAAFWLLVAGFLHYTLPQHDIARVTDTYEKRIDFGENSIFWSNVGTGDAEGTPNRDIFFIQTRLADGGVMVYRNEDTGWGWPPYFKFDTSNLQAEAADLRSTSETPKWVSITHYGWRNEFLSIFPNAISVEPVEGPNVTIIPWFNIIFLTLLAALAWAIRVRWIRFRERRIDPVTDEWGLTDPQPGQDRL